In the genome of Xiphias gladius isolate SHS-SW01 ecotype Sanya breed wild chromosome 18, ASM1685928v1, whole genome shotgun sequence, the window CCTTCTGCTCTGCACATGTTCAGGAAAAGACCAGCAGCTGAGGTGGAGAACCGGGGTGCAGCGATCTAACGAGCACACCGTGGAGCTGCTCTGACCGAGCTCCGGCACACTGGGCCTGGCCTCTAGCTGAGGGATCCCGGGGTGCAGGCGCCCATCCCACCCACCGGGACCCGACACAGGGAAACAccggcagcggcggcggcagcggcagctGTCGCGCCGGCCGTCACGACCCAACCAACGCCGCCTGTCACTCACCCAGTGGAGGGCCGTCAATCAGGCTGCACCCAGGAGGGAGCTGGGAGGCGGGCCACTGCCCGGCCCTAAACAAAGACATACTTACATTTGCAAGCGGTTTGAGCGCCACTACTATTTTGAAAGAATGATAGAGTGGTCCAGATAAGAGTAATGACAAAGGACAATGAGTGGAAGGGGGTCTGGGAAGAGGGGTCTGATAGTAAAGAGGTGGGATAGCTTGATAACATTCACACTTTGCTTACATCTCCCCATTTGTGTTGGTCCCCCAGGAAAATCCCATTAGGGAGGAAAATTGGAGTTCTGCTTGGGGACCATTATATACTGGTTGTCAATTGGAACTACGGTTTGCTCGATgtaaatttttctttatttgaatatttttttctgttttttcttttttcttcattggtTCCATTTAAACACTATgaataaaaaagtatttcaaatgCTCAATTTTCATCTCTTCATGTAGTTGTATCCACTCCGATATACTTAAACTGAATATAATTCTAGTTCTTTTTATGAGTGTCTGACAGCTTTCTCCCCTTTCAGTATCGagtgctgtaaaaataaactaacaAGCAATAGGTGTTGAGGATTCTGTGGATTCTCTTTAGGCTTTTGTTGTCTCGTTCACACCTACCTATGACCTATTCTAATTGCATGTTTAGTCCCTTTGTCAGCTCGCAGGCAGGGGACGGCCCGCGGTTGAGGTCACACCTAAACCTATTGTCCTGACCTCCTCATTAGCCCCCTTGCGCCGTcgttctgcatttttttcaaaaccgGGGCCTTACTTAACTTCAGTTAACAGTCCGTTTAGTGAGTTATGATGTGGGAGATAAAGGAAGATATGAAAGTACAGTTTCAATACAGAGGAATGACTCAGGCGTTATCAGGGATAAGGATTATTTCATCCTCTCTGCTATCTTGTATTGTATCTCTTTGGGTTCCTGAGGACAATCGTCTTCCATTTggtcactttttttctctcctgtaaaCGACTGACATCCTAATAGCAAACAGCACAAACTCGACCTGTCGGAGCAAGACCAACACCTGCATTGTGGCGGAGCCgccaaaagaggaagagaatgaaaagaggTTCTAGAAGAGGGACAAAAGCTGCTGCCCTgagctgtttgtgttgtgagaTGTAGACTACTGATGCCATAAGCTTTCTTCTCTTTGCACTCTAGTCGGCCCATTGTTGCTCTTGTACAAATTTGCTTTAGGCTCCGTGGACCTCACCCAAATAAattcctcctttccctccaccttttttttttcctttttctgtggCTTCCCccagtatttctctctctttccatttggGCCAGTGATTATACACCAGTCTGCCCGCAATTATGtaacaaaatattagaaataccTCAAAAAGGATaaaatcaaatgtcttgttttgtttgaccaaattCCAAAACCCAGagttattcagtttattattacaTATGACAAGCAGAGGCAGCAAATCCTGCCATTTGAGAGGCCGGAGGCTGAGAATGTGAAgcattattttcaatattttccccagaaaaacaactgaaaagattttttttttttttttaatctatatagTTGCTAGTTATTTTCTGTCGATCGCCTAAATCAACAAATCAATTCATCTGTAGCCAGCAGCATTTACTCCAGAAGCACTACTAAGGACTCTGACGctgtatttaaaatatgataGTATTCacatcactgaaaaaacaaacaaaacaaaaaaaaaaaaacacttttggcCATGATGAATCCAGGATGTAGATGAAAATAGACAAAGACCTCAAGGAAACCAGTTCcccagtcagtcaatcagttcAGAAGAtgaagtggggtttttttgtacaGAAGGAACAGAAATCTTCAAGTGAGAGGAAAACGTGCTTTGCATTAACAGAGATGGAAGAAGATTTCAGAACTTAAGTAACAGTATCGATACCGAAtggtaaaaatactccattacaagtaaaagtcctgtaaaGTGCAGAACGTACCAAAGtatcagcagcaaaatgtaattcaaaCTGGTAAATAATGTGCTAATGTTTAATGGTAGAAATTGTTTTTATCTGCacaactctctctttctgtaaaCAACAAAGCTGAGACCAGGGAGATATTCCATTCCCAGATCTATCAatccaatttgttttttgtcagtgtgtctcATCCGCCGCTCTACAGCTTACACACAGACGCATTAAAGTACATTAATGCAACTTCTTCAAAATGACCATCAAGTCGATACCACACTTGTCAACAACAGCTTCAACAAGCACTGAACAGGGAAAGCTTCATGAAGGTAGAAATTTACTGCAGGACCGCTGCTCTAGACAGCGggctgtacctaataaactggaaagAAAGCATTCATTTGCCTCAACAAGGGAATCAAAACATTACTTTGCATTAGCCGCTATCGCTTCCTATTACATCTGCAAGTTCAGTTCTTCCTCAACTGTTTcaaattaattatgaaaaaataaataaatatatctatatctagatatatatctatatctatatctatatatctatatctatatatatctatatatatatatctatatagatatatatatagatatatagatatctatatatatatatatatatctatatatatataaaaatatataaaagacaaCCAATcatcaaaagcaaaaataaacatattgaGTCGAAGGAGTAATAGAGTAAATACAAACAGTTGTCATGAGCCATATGGAGGGTTACAGATCACAGcaattcaaatgtaaaatcgGACATGTGGAGTctgcattttgaataaaaacaaccaaaagacGGAAGAACGATCAAAACTGAAACATAGTTAAGGATCATCACTTTAAAATGAGAAGGTTTTAAACGGAGCATTTTCGCAAGTGTCCTGAAGTATCAGCCCCGCATGCTTTGAGCCTTCTTTAATACCCGGCGCACCACTGTCTCTTAATAAAAGTGCCACCGCTACCACCACCGACACTACAACCTCTTAGTGCTGTGAATATAATAATCAAAATGATGCGAGATGAGAGAGGTGTGCGCCTTTGAACACCAACACCGAGCTTAACGGTGGCTCTTTTGAAGGacatgaaggggggggggcagtggaATAAGAAGTGTAATCTTGCCCTCTTATCTctaacaccccccccacacacacacacacacagacattagcATCTGTTATCTCACAATTATCATATACATTAGTCAACACCTGTTTCACTTAACCTAGTTTAATTAGGGCCATTGAAACGTCGCCCTTCACTCAAAACAATGCCATCCGACGTGTAAAAGGGCAGTTTGTTGTGGTTCGGTCAATAAattaaccaataaaaaaaaggtagcCCGTGGTTCTGAGGCTTGAGAGGCTGAATGACAGCtgttatattcattttattaattatttaatcaagGAACTACCGGGAAAGGAGCAAATCCTTCCTGTGCCATTTTTACGCGTGCGTAAAATCAAAAACCCCACTTCGTGTGTTTATTGGCGTGATTTAATGCTACTGAGCCGGTTAATTCAATTCACAAAAAGTGCAGGTCTGCGGGTGACGAAGTACCAGAAGCGACAGCGCAGACTGGCGGGATGTTGTTAACTGAATTCAGGTCGTTTTCTTAATCTCTCCGCCGATCAGTGCCAGACGCGAGAGAAGTGTTCCTCGTGAAAACTGCACCAGACCGGTTGAAGCGTCCGTGTCGTGAAATCCAATACAatgcaaacaagaaaaaaaacaaaaaaacaaacaaaaacaaaaacaaaatacataaaaatgggGAACATTATTTCGCTCTACACGATGCTTGGTATTGTCGTGTTAAATGTTGCATAGTTTCAGCCTGTTGTTTATGAGCTTTTAAatcccaaaaaagaaaaaaaaaaaaaaaagatatatatatatatattgtgctgttatcaaaattgtaatgagaaaaatatgagaCGTTTGTTTGTAACTTGGAGCTGATGGTTCGGTCCGTGGGTCTTTTATTCACTTCTCCAAAGAAAAGGTTGCATTTGAATTGAAACCTCGGTTCTCCCCCGAAGTCCCCGTGTTGCGGTAAGTAGCACATATTTAGCCTCTCCGCGAAAACGCTAAAAGGAACAGCGGAGGGCTTCTTTGATGGGATTTATTGCCAGTGAAAGCTGCAGGTCCTTTGAACGTGGCTGTCAGTCAATACCAgtgggaccccccccccccccgccgcctcccccctctctctctctcctccctctcctccccctgcGCACACATACGCTGGCAGCCGGGCGTATATAAATAGATGCAGGGCGTTGGAACTGCCACTCAAATCCGAAATAGCTGGGACGCAGGAAAGATGCCCGCATCGCAGACGGGATTCGGCAACTTCTTCTTGGAGAGGAACATCAGCATGCCGACCGGATATCAGATCCCAGTGCTGGGGTGCCCGCCGGGCGTGCAACAGCAGCAGGCTCAGCATCTGGCCGCGATGGCAGCCGGGGTTCCCATTACATACTCGGGACTACAGGGATACAACTTTATCCCGTATCCGCACCACAGGCACATCGCACAAATGGTGAGTTGATCCTTCGCAGAGTCATTTACAGTAAAGCTCGAATTCTTCCTGGGTAATCAGTGCAACCGACTTTTATCCAAAAAGGGGAGGGGGTAAACTCTGATGTTGAGTAGCTGAACAACTACAAATTTTCAGGAAATGCATCAACATCTTCAAGATCTGACCCTCACATACTGAGTTGTGCTTAAGCTTTGTTAGCctaccaaaataaataaataaataaaaaactctcCGAACGTATGGAAATGTGTTCCGGGGAATTCCCTCTCCTTTAAATTTCGGTCTCTAAATCACTCATTGAGTTGTGCGCGCTGGGCCGCCAACTCCGTGCGTAATTGCGCACGAGTGAAATTCTTTGGCTTGCTCTGACGtttcttctcttcatttctcCAGAGCAACAGTTTCGACTTGAAGGCCGCCTCTCCCTACCACCACGCGCTTCTGGGCCGCGGGGGGCCCTTCTACGCGCCCTACCGTCCGGGAGCAGCCGAGGATCCCGGTAGGGTCACCAAGGTGGCCACGCGAGAGAGCACCGGGGCGCTCAAGGCCTGGCTGAACGAGCACCTGAAGAACCCGTATCCGACCAAGGGCGAGAAGATCATGCTCGCCATCATCACCAAAATGAGCCTGACGCAGGTCTCCACCTGGTTCGCCAACGCCAGGCGACGCCTGAAGAAGGAGAACAGGGTCAGCTGGGCGTCTAAGGCGAAGTCAGAcgaggaggatgaggagcagGAGGGCGAGAGCGACGACGACGACAGCCCCCTGCAGAAATGCCACTTGGATGAGCGGGATGAGGCAGAGCCTCAGGCTGACCGCACGGACGCCGGCGGGCACGTCCAGGGCGCGCTGGAGAGCTCAGCGCCCTCGGACGCGCGCCTGGAGATGCCGCCGCAGCAGCCGAGCCGCCAGCACGAAGACAGAGAGGTTGCACTTGGCACGAAAGTTGAAACAAGTGACTCCGATCACACGCCATCCGCCTTGGAGGGCAAAGAAAACATCTCCGGCCAGAAACCCAAAATCTGGTCTTTGGCGGAGACCGCCACCTCAGAGACTGTGAAGAAACCCCTGGACAATATTTACCACCCGGCCGGAAAGCTGTGGGCTGACTGGGCTTCGAGAACCGGACTGTTTGTTCCCTCGTGTTATACCACTCACGAAATCGTCTAAGCGGGTGTTTAGACGCAGACtagagacttttttttccacacctTTTGCACTTTAATCTTTCAGGGATCTCCTGAACCTCGCCACgaaatgaaaatctgttttgaGACCAAAGACTTAACATTGCTGtgtcactgtaaataaatgtagatGTATTTTTCCACCACCGACCttgtaaattatgtttttttttcccctttgtctAATCACgaagaaatatttttgcttaaataaaGTCCAGCTTCCAGCGAGATTCCGACCTGTTGTGCTGATCCGGACTTGAATCTGACGCCACAATCAGGCAACATACTCTGCATGCATGGGGGATCTAAGCCACCCTCGGCTGtatttccctctctccttgtAGAAGTAACTCAAAAGCAGTTCGGGCCTGGCACGGAGGGCAACATCTTCTTTCAGTACCGGTATTAAGTGTGATGAGTGCAGAGAGAGTCCAGGTCTAGTGGATCTTCCCAAACAGGCCTTGGGCTGAGTAATCCTTGAcgtttaaacattaaaaaaaaaaaaaattttagacctcagagcaaaaaaaaaaagaaaaaaaaaagcaaagtgatGTTGGGAGTTCCTTTTTAGCCGCCGTCTCCCCCACAAGCATGGGATTCCCGTATTCTCTGACTGGACTGATCCTGTGGAGGCGTTAGTCCTGCGTCTGCGTCTGCGTCTGCGTCTGCCAAAGGGGGCCCTCCTCGGTCGAGCGCCCAGGGTTTCCGTGTAAATTCAAAAAGGGCCGCGCCTCCGTTAATCCGCGGGTGGTGGGAAAGGGCTCCTGGCCTCAAAGCCCCTTACAAAGAGGGACAAGCGCAGTAGCAGAGGAGCTCCTGCCCGGGGCCCCCCTTTCTCGCGGCCGACGCCTCGAACCCTTAAAACGTCGAGGACAACCGCGTGAAACCGCGTCTCGGTCTTGATACGGACCTTTCCCGCGGGCGCTTTTCCAATGACTCACAAGACTCGGTTTCAGCCTCGAAGTACTTCTACTCGAGCGGGTGGACGTTCAGCAGTCTTTGGTGAAGCCCTGTAGCACCCCCCCGAGGAAACCAAGAGTAACTACAGCACGGCCGACTCCATTAGACCGGGAGGGGGCAGGTGCACGGATTGTTTCTAAGAAACACCGGTAATAGCCAGTGTAGTCTGGCGCGCgtaatcaaaacacacacacacacacacacacacacacgtttagaTTGGCCGTGACTTACGCTTTCCCGGTTTCGACGCCCATAAATCCGCTCAGACTTCCGCGGGGAAGGGACGCGCCTTGCAGCTCCAGAACTCGCCTGAGATTCTTCACGTTTTAAGGATTTCCTCCGTGTTTAAATaacccagtgacagttgtcgGTACATTCGTGGGTATAATCCAAAATAGGAATCGCTTGTAGCTAATTCGGCTTATTTTTGATGGTGCCAGGTTGCCCAaattgaaacaaacaaaggcTAAATTAAGGGGGCTCGACCCGTGGACCACAGGATGACTCGCTGAAGCCACAGGCAACATTACACTTCCTGCTCAACCCCCCCAAAGCTTTATGGGAACTGTCTCGTGTTTGCTTGAGGTGGGGGTCACCGTGTCAGAGtgttaaaaagataaataaatgcaatacaCGGATACACTGACcaactgcaggaaaaaataaacactccaGTTTAAAAATCAACTGGAACTCATTTTAAT includes:
- the irx7 gene encoding iroquois homeobox 7; protein product: MPASQTGFGNFFLERNISMPTGYQIPVLGCPPGVQQQQAQHLAAMAAGVPITYSGLQGYNFIPYPHHRHIAQMSNSFDLKAASPYHHALLGRGGPFYAPYRPGAAEDPGRVTKVATRESTGALKAWLNEHLKNPYPTKGEKIMLAIITKMSLTQVSTWFANARRRLKKENRVSWASKAKSDEEDEEQEGESDDDDSPLQKCHLDERDEAEPQADRTDAGGHVQGALESSAPSDARLEMPPQQPSRQHEDREVALGTKVETSDSDHTPSALEGKENISGQKPKIWSLAETATSETVKKPLDNIYHPAGKLWADWASRTGLFVPSCYTTHEIV